A section of the Dehalobacter sp. DCM genome encodes:
- a CDS encoding SDR family NAD(P)-dependent oxidoreductase yields MSRLEGKIAFITGAGSGIGRGSAKMFAREGAKVICADFNEAWGEETAKAINDAGGDAIFVKCNVRNRQDIKDAVKAGMDKYGRIDVLMNCAGIVRIKPFIEITEDDYIAITETNLRGYIWTMQEILPIMMKQNKGSIVNVASISAYKAETRTAVYAATKAGVTMMSQDIAKEVASNNIRVNCICPGPVGTNMTPEEIRNHPEIVEEMVKELVPLGREGRPDDIAYAAVYLASDESSWVTGTSVIVDGGVWINTNK; encoded by the coding sequence ATGAGTAGACTGGAAGGCAAGATTGCATTTATCACAGGTGCTGGCTCAGGGATTGGACGAGGTTCTGCAAAGATGTTTGCCCGGGAAGGTGCAAAAGTTATCTGTGCAGACTTTAATGAAGCGTGGGGAGAGGAAACCGCTAAAGCTATCAATGATGCCGGCGGCGATGCCATATTTGTCAAATGCAACGTCAGAAACCGGCAGGACATAAAAGATGCTGTGAAGGCAGGAATGGACAAATACGGCCGGATTGATGTTTTAATGAATTGCGCTGGTATAGTCAGAATTAAACCGTTTATTGAGATTACTGAAGACGACTACATTGCAATCACCGAGACGAATTTAAGAGGGTATATTTGGACGATGCAGGAAATCCTTCCGATCATGATGAAACAAAATAAAGGCTCAATCGTGAATGTGGCATCGATTTCTGCGTATAAAGCGGAAACGCGAACTGCAGTATATGCGGCAACCAAAGCTGGTGTAACGATGATGAGCCAGGACATTGCGAAAGAAGTAGCATCGAATAATATCAGAGTTAATTGTATTTGTCCTGGACCAGTCGGAACCAATATGACACCGGAGGAAATTCGCAATCATCCCGAAATAGTTGAAGAAATGGTAAAAGAACTTGTTCCGCTTGGAAGAGAAGGCAGACCTGATGATATTGCTTATGCAGCAGTCTATTTAGCTTCAGATGAATCCTCTTGGGTTACGGGAACATCTGTCATTGTCGACGGCGGCGTTTGGATCAATACAAATAAATAA
- a CDS encoding NADH-ubiquinone oxidoreductase-F iron-sulfur binding region domain-containing protein — translation MNETQLRVRAESACSDLLDSQSIRIRVSALSGNTAAEACFRVFKEYAAKDNGGIGVIRTGSTGFYDLEPIIMIDKPGNPTVCYANITEDAALLLIQSYLENGDPRADLALGTTAVDGFIGIPSASSLPLFKRQKRVVLNRCGQVDPESISHYIAGYGGYTGLAKALTMTPADIIKLMAQTGLRERFGHGCPLMTQWHVFREAEGSAKVVICNALDNDLQARTARILLEGDPHAVLEGLLIAAYTVGAAQAIMAIPAGYNTLVKTLNKVLADMKEYNLIGTDILGSGFSCDIIIKEIPVSTTACEKTALIRFLEGRQAIPFLRTSDNNKPMLGDKPAMINQIETLANVSAVLQVGAEVLEGIGTEESVGTKIVTLTGDVDHSYTVEVPFGTPLETVIREIGGGIINDAKIKAVQYGGPTSVYLSADDLAKTVSYETTQEVGALMGFSLIDVVADNVCAVEMTQKQMAFLHSQTCGKCVYCREGTLHLSHMLDDIAKAEGTAKDLDLLREIGGRMRTGCVCSFGTTAANPVLSSLQLFPAEYDAHIKQKKCPYAQGGKEA, via the coding sequence ATGAACGAAACGCAGCTGCGTGTCCGGGCTGAAAGCGCATGTTCCGATCTGCTGGACAGCCAAAGCATCCGAATCAGGGTCTCTGCCCTAAGCGGTAATACTGCCGCGGAGGCCTGCTTCAGGGTTTTCAAAGAATATGCCGCAAAAGACAACGGGGGAATAGGTGTCATTCGGACTGGGTCAACCGGTTTTTATGATCTGGAACCGATAATAATGATTGATAAACCGGGTAATCCAACTGTCTGTTATGCAAACATCACGGAGGATGCTGCTCTTTTGCTTATCCAGAGTTACCTTGAAAACGGCGACCCCAGAGCCGACCTGGCCTTAGGGACTACTGCGGTAGACGGTTTTATAGGAATACCGTCCGCATCCTCGCTGCCGCTTTTTAAACGGCAGAAACGAGTCGTTTTGAACCGCTGTGGGCAGGTCGACCCGGAAAGCATCAGCCATTATATCGCCGGTTATGGCGGCTATACCGGGCTGGCCAAAGCATTGACCATGACACCGGCTGACATCATCAAACTAATGGCCCAAACGGGTCTGCGGGAACGTTTCGGACATGGGTGCCCATTAATGACCCAGTGGCATGTTTTCAGAGAAGCTGAAGGCAGCGCAAAAGTTGTGATTTGCAATGCTCTGGATAACGATCTGCAGGCGCGGACTGCTCGGATTCTGTTGGAAGGCGACCCGCATGCCGTTTTGGAGGGATTACTCATCGCGGCTTATACGGTGGGAGCGGCGCAGGCCATTATGGCGATTCCGGCTGGATACAATACGCTCGTGAAAACGCTGAATAAGGTGTTGGCTGATATGAAGGAATACAACCTGATCGGTACTGATATCCTTGGATCCGGTTTTAGTTGTGATATCATCATCAAAGAAATACCTGTTTCAACGACTGCTTGTGAAAAAACAGCCCTGATCCGCTTTCTTGAAGGCCGTCAGGCAATCCCATTCCTGCGGACCAGTGATAATAACAAGCCAATGCTGGGGGATAAACCCGCGATGATTAATCAGATCGAAACCCTGGCGAATGTCAGTGCGGTTCTTCAAGTAGGAGCTGAAGTCCTTGAGGGTATTGGCACAGAAGAGAGTGTGGGAACCAAGATTGTCACCCTGACAGGCGATGTGGATCATTCCTATACGGTAGAAGTTCCGTTTGGGACACCGCTCGAGACGGTGATCCGGGAGATCGGCGGGGGCATAATCAACGATGCCAAAATCAAAGCTGTCCAGTACGGCGGCCCCACCAGCGTTTATCTCAGCGCGGATGATCTGGCGAAAACAGTATCCTATGAAACAACGCAAGAAGTTGGCGCTTTGATGGGATTCAGCTTGATCGACGTTGTGGCGGATAATGTATGCGCTGTGGAGATGACGCAAAAACAAATGGCATTTCTGCACAGTCAGACCTGCGGCAAGTGTGTTTATTGCCGTGAAGGGACACTGCATCTATCCCATATGCTCGACGATATCGCTAAAGCTGAAGGAACAGCCAAGGATCTGGATCTGCTCCGGGAAATCGGCGGAAGGATGCGCACCGGCTGCGTTTGCAGCTTTGGCACCACGGCAGCCAATCCCGTTTTAAGCAGCCTGCAGCTGTTTCCAGCGGAGTATGATGCGCATATCAAACAGAAGAAATGCCCTTATGCACAGGGCGGGAAGGAGGCGTAG
- a CDS encoding FAD-dependent oxidoreductase — translation MSTIKIAIDGKELEIEQGKSVLEASLSGGIYIPHLCHHADLHPIGACRLCVVEIDGMDGLQTSCTTLAEDGMVVRTKGGEIDDTRRLAMELMLSGHQADCGTCIKYLNCELQALKQYLVEDHLSVKRRSRLFGANDTNPIFFHEPNKCILCGRCVRACHELRGVGVLFYKYNHEEIYIGIGPDPDKDTSLAEAGCRFCGACAEVCPTGAIMDRDEFGKGKTRKAALLPCSNTCPAEIDIPRYLRFIREENYPAATAVIREKVPFPQVLGYVCNHPCESECRRGQVNEPISICRLKRFAAENDTEKLWLQNVKKKSATDKKVAVIGAGPAGLTAAYYLTIQGHSVTVFEALPEAGGMLRYGIPEYRLPRNIIADEVQAIVDMGVEVRTNTRIESIDDLLDEGYEAVLVAVGAHNGMKLRIPGANGEGVLVNTEFLRAVSLGEEVTVGKKVIVLGGGNVAFDCARVARRLGAEEVMMACLESRENMPASADEIEQGEEEGIRLFPSRTFKKIVREDGKVTGVEFLNVASFCFDEDKRLQLETVEDSEHVIEADTVIFAVGQRPIIPEGFGINKTDSGLIEVDSYTMTTNREEVFAAADAVTGTDSVIKAIANARKVAAAMDKFLGGRGKIDDKLAPASDPEKRIGMIKGFAELPRVEEKCLPAEARVKNFCRVVDSLSAGEAGGEAQRCLQCDLRLKMTPVKFWSSY, via the coding sequence GTGAGCACGATCAAAATAGCCATTGACGGAAAAGAATTGGAAATAGAGCAAGGCAAGAGCGTCCTGGAAGCATCACTATCTGGCGGGATCTACATTCCGCATCTTTGCCATCATGCGGACTTGCATCCGATCGGCGCCTGCCGCCTGTGTGTTGTTGAAATCGACGGAATGGACGGTCTGCAGACATCCTGTACAACGTTGGCGGAAGATGGGATGGTCGTCAGGACAAAGGGCGGGGAAATTGACGACACACGCCGGCTGGCGATGGAACTCATGCTTTCCGGACACCAGGCTGACTGCGGAACCTGCATCAAATATCTGAACTGTGAACTCCAAGCGTTAAAACAGTACCTTGTTGAAGACCATCTCAGTGTGAAGCGGCGCTCCCGACTCTTTGGCGCGAATGACACCAATCCGATTTTCTTCCATGAACCTAATAAATGTATCCTTTGCGGCCGCTGTGTCCGGGCCTGTCATGAGCTCCGCGGGGTCGGCGTACTCTTCTATAAATATAACCATGAAGAGATATATATCGGCATTGGCCCCGATCCTGATAAGGATACATCCCTGGCGGAAGCCGGCTGTCGTTTCTGCGGTGCTTGTGCTGAAGTCTGCCCGACAGGCGCGATTATGGACCGAGATGAATTCGGTAAGGGCAAGACCCGCAAAGCAGCGCTGCTGCCCTGCAGCAATACTTGTCCCGCTGAAATTGATATCCCGCGCTATCTGCGTTTTATTCGCGAAGAGAATTACCCGGCGGCCACAGCCGTCATTCGCGAAAAGGTCCCGTTCCCCCAAGTACTCGGTTATGTGTGCAACCATCCCTGTGAAAGCGAATGTCGCAGAGGGCAGGTCAATGAGCCCATTTCGATTTGTCGCCTGAAACGCTTCGCTGCCGAAAACGATACAGAAAAATTATGGCTCCAAAACGTGAAGAAAAAATCTGCAACCGATAAAAAAGTCGCTGTGATCGGGGCAGGTCCGGCCGGTCTGACGGCAGCTTACTATCTCACAATTCAGGGACATTCGGTAACCGTCTTTGAAGCCCTGCCGGAAGCGGGCGGTATGCTGCGGTACGGGATCCCCGAATACCGTCTGCCCAGGAATATTATTGCTGATGAAGTGCAGGCTATTGTGGATATGGGTGTTGAGGTCAGAACAAATACCCGGATCGAATCGATCGACGACCTCCTGGATGAAGGCTATGAAGCGGTACTTGTTGCAGTCGGTGCCCATAACGGCATGAAATTACGGATACCGGGAGCAAACGGCGAAGGCGTATTGGTTAATACCGAGTTTCTTAGGGCGGTCAGTCTCGGTGAAGAAGTTACAGTTGGGAAAAAAGTCATAGTCCTTGGCGGTGGGAATGTCGCGTTTGACTGCGCGCGCGTTGCCCGCAGGCTCGGCGCAGAAGAAGTCATGATGGCTTGCCTCGAGAGCAGGGAGAATATGCCGGCATCTGCTGACGAGATCGAACAAGGCGAAGAAGAAGGAATTAGACTATTTCCGTCCCGGACATTTAAGAAAATCGTGCGGGAAGACGGAAAAGTTACTGGTGTGGAATTCCTGAATGTCGCCTCCTTCTGTTTTGATGAGGACAAGAGACTGCAATTAGAAACGGTAGAAGATTCCGAACATGTGATTGAAGCTGACACCGTCATTTTTGCCGTTGGTCAAAGACCGATTATCCCGGAGGGTTTTGGCATCAATAAAACCGACAGTGGACTCATCGAAGTTGATTCCTATACGATGACAACGAACAGAGAAGAAGTATTTGCGGCGGCAGATGCCGTTACCGGTACCGATTCTGTAATTAAAGCAATTGCCAATGCAAGGAAAGTCGCTGCAGCTATGGATAAATTCCTGGGCGGACGCGGCAAGATCGATGATAAACTTGCTCCAGCGAGTGATCCGGAAAAGCGGATCGGCATGATCAAGGGCTTTGCGGAACTGCCCCGGGTTGAAGAAAAATGTCTGCCGGCAGAGGCAAGGGTCAAAAACTTTTGCCGGGTCGTTGATAGCCTGAGTGCCGGAGAGGCAGGGGGAGAGGCACAGCGCTGCCTGCAGTGCGACCTGAGACTCAAGATGACTCCGGTGAAATTCTGGAGCAGCTACTAA
- a CDS encoding 3-oxoacyl-ACP synthase III family protein, which yields MMKVGFETIVRHIPEEVLTKEHFNYLQPALAKLPPFLQEQFSIVPEEVRKYKGHEGDRAELMAIAVAKEAMERSGLKATDIDFILGAAGSLHKELGFDLDTPMMNIADCCASFLDACQIAWNLVSSGTAKRVLIVASAALAGGKNGGTTDLTDPIAPIFGDGAAAAIVSSQNLKCEFLSYYCETDGRAYRSARGDIRPLENPELAEIAGMPEGLGPYFSMNDISYIHIASKKDYLGDSLEKTFAKTEEKLKISDLDMVITHHLGDCEASWIQDLVDRGLPAETFRNLRLKTGNTGHTDLPMDLLEFVEEGLIKKGSIVALWVPGSGISLASLLLRWLA from the coding sequence ATGATGAAAGTAGGATTTGAAACGATCGTACGCCATATTCCGGAAGAGGTCCTGACCAAAGAACATTTTAATTATTTACAGCCGGCACTCGCAAAATTACCTCCGTTTTTACAGGAACAATTTTCTATCGTGCCGGAAGAAGTCAGGAAGTATAAAGGTCATGAAGGCGATAGGGCTGAATTGATGGCCATTGCTGTCGCCAAAGAGGCAATGGAACGCAGTGGCTTAAAAGCAACGGATATTGACTTTATACTTGGAGCGGCAGGGAGTCTGCATAAGGAACTTGGCTTTGATCTGGACACACCCATGATGAATATTGCAGACTGTTGTGCCAGTTTTCTGGACGCGTGCCAAATTGCCTGGAATTTAGTAAGCAGTGGTACTGCTAAACGCGTATTGATCGTTGCTTCGGCAGCGCTGGCCGGTGGAAAAAACGGTGGAACTACGGATTTGACAGATCCGATTGCGCCGATATTTGGCGATGGTGCTGCGGCTGCCATTGTTTCTTCCCAAAATCTGAAATGTGAATTCTTATCTTATTATTGTGAAACGGATGGCAGAGCTTACCGCTCGGCACGCGGGGATATCCGGCCTCTTGAGAATCCGGAACTTGCAGAAATTGCGGGGATGCCCGAAGGTTTAGGGCCTTATTTCAGCATGAACGATATTTCTTATATTCATATCGCAAGTAAAAAGGATTATTTAGGGGACAGCCTGGAGAAAACATTCGCTAAAACAGAAGAAAAATTAAAAATTTCGGATCTGGATATGGTGATCACCCACCATCTGGGTGACTGTGAAGCATCCTGGATCCAGGATTTAGTGGACAGAGGATTACCAGCAGAAACATTTAGAAACCTAAGGCTTAAAACAGGGAATACCGGGCATACGGATCTGCCCATGGATCTATTGGAATTTGTGGAAGAAGGTCTGATCAAAAAAGGCTCAATTGTTGCGCTTTGGGTTCCGGGTTCAGGTATTTCATTGGCTAGTTTGTTGTTGCGGTGGTTGGCGTAA
- a CDS encoding glycerol dehydrogenase, producing MGKHTSVFIAPSRYVQGRDAIHEIGDHIYQMGDRALVVGCEFGLGATREGREKSFKKNNIFQVEEVFRGETSDAEIDRLMTVAKENHCNIMIATGGGKAIDAMKAAAANLKLPIIVVPTTASTDAPCSALAVIYNEDGTFNRLMRLAANPNLVLVDTSIIAKAPLRFLVSGMGDALATWFEADACNQSATLNMSGGRISAAALALARLCFDILMEYGLQAKIACENKVVTPALEKVVEANTILSGAGFESGGVASAHALSEGLTHIEEMHSFMHGEKVAFCTLTQLVLEGRPKETLQQVFDFCHKVGLPITLGDLNSDGISREKLMKAADEAALPDRNSHHHSFPVTAEMLCDAMMTVDSMGKRVKAGLPII from the coding sequence ATGGGAAAGCACACTTCTGTTTTCATTGCTCCGAGTCGCTATGTCCAAGGGCGAGACGCTATACATGAAATAGGGGACCATATTTACCAAATGGGAGACAGAGCTTTAGTCGTTGGTTGTGAATTTGGTTTAGGTGCAACCAGAGAAGGTCGGGAAAAAAGTTTTAAAAAGAATAATATTTTTCAGGTTGAGGAAGTTTTCAGAGGCGAAACGAGCGATGCGGAAATAGACAGATTGATGACCGTTGCCAAGGAGAACCACTGCAATATCATGATTGCAACCGGTGGTGGGAAAGCGATTGATGCGATGAAAGCCGCAGCGGCAAATCTTAAGCTTCCCATCATTGTTGTACCCACAACGGCTTCTACCGATGCACCCTGTAGTGCACTTGCGGTCATTTACAATGAAGACGGGACATTTAACAGACTGATGAGGCTGGCTGCGAATCCCAACCTCGTATTGGTGGATACTTCGATCATTGCCAAAGCGCCTTTGCGATTTTTGGTTTCAGGAATGGGTGATGCTCTGGCAACCTGGTTTGAGGCGGATGCCTGCAATCAATCGGCAACGCTGAACATGTCCGGGGGACGAATATCTGCAGCAGCGCTGGCCTTAGCCCGTCTCTGTTTTGATATTTTGATGGAATATGGACTTCAAGCCAAAATTGCTTGCGAAAACAAAGTTGTGACACCAGCGTTGGAAAAGGTAGTTGAAGCAAATACCATCTTAAGTGGGGCGGGTTTTGAAAGCGGTGGGGTTGCTTCTGCTCATGCTCTATCGGAAGGGCTTACCCATATTGAAGAAATGCACTCCTTTATGCATGGGGAGAAAGTTGCTTTTTGTACCTTGACGCAATTAGTACTGGAGGGACGTCCCAAAGAGACGCTCCAGCAAGTATTTGATTTTTGTCATAAAGTTGGTCTCCCGATCACGTTAGGTGATTTAAACAGCGATGGCATCAGCAGGGAAAAATTAATGAAAGCAGCGGATGAAGCGGCACTTCCTGACCGGAATTCCCATCACCATTCATTTCCGGTTACAGCTGAGATGCTCTGTGACGCGATGATGACAGTCGATTCGATGGGGAAACGTGTCAAAGCAGGACTACCAATTATATAA
- a CDS encoding FAD-dependent oxidoreductase, which yields MGQNQADVVVVGSGATGLAAALTAAEGGAKVILFEKQKSTGGTSNFFEGTFAVESELQRPKYITYSRDEAFHAIMDFSHWRANPRLVRNIVNESSETISWLIKEGVEFVEATINMIDSPMTYHHVKGYGAALVKVLTMRAKEQGIDIRVGTPVTGLLKDGNNVCGVIYEENDEEIEVEAKAVVIGTGGFANNKEWIKKYTGFDLDVNVVAVGSTDKMGDGIRIAMEIGAATDNMGLLELYAAGPGGPGFDMKNALELACAQPDLWVDPKGERFCDETIAFHDSPLGNANAKHKEGYTWRLFDDSIKQILIEKGVDKNVGMENPPGTRLVNLEKEIAAAEGREQTEFFSADSVEELAVKIGVDPEVLQATVDEYNRYCAKGHDDLFAKEQKYLRPLIGPRFYAGRCRTVFLGTQGGLKINYNTEVLDKKEKVIGGLYAGGFDASGMYGDSYCIASSSGLASSFALNSGRIAGKNALKYIGK from the coding sequence ATGGGTCAAAACCAAGCAGATGTTGTCGTGGTCGGGTCAGGTGCTACCGGGTTGGCTGCTGCATTGACAGCTGCCGAAGGCGGAGCAAAAGTTATCTTATTTGAAAAGCAAAAATCGACAGGTGGAACTTCTAACTTTTTTGAAGGTACCTTTGCAGTTGAAAGCGAACTGCAGCGTCCAAAATACATCACCTACTCTAGGGACGAAGCTTTCCACGCCATTATGGATTTCAGCCACTGGCGCGCCAATCCCCGTTTGGTAAGAAATATTGTCAATGAATCGTCCGAAACGATCTCCTGGCTGATCAAAGAAGGTGTCGAATTCGTCGAAGCGACGATCAATATGATTGATTCCCCGATGACGTATCACCATGTTAAGGGTTACGGCGCAGCGTTAGTAAAAGTTCTAACTATGCGGGCCAAGGAACAGGGTATTGATATCCGGGTCGGCACACCGGTCACCGGATTGCTCAAGGACGGGAATAACGTCTGCGGCGTTATTTATGAAGAAAACGACGAGGAAATCGAAGTCGAAGCCAAAGCAGTTGTGATTGGAACCGGCGGGTTTGCCAACAATAAAGAGTGGATCAAAAAATACACCGGATTCGACCTGGATGTCAATGTCGTTGCCGTCGGCAGCACGGATAAAATGGGAGATGGGATCCGCATCGCCATGGAAATCGGTGCCGCAACGGACAACATGGGTTTGCTGGAACTATATGCCGCCGGCCCCGGCGGACCGGGTTTTGATATGAAAAATGCACTCGAACTGGCTTGTGCGCAGCCTGATCTATGGGTAGACCCAAAGGGCGAACGTTTTTGTGATGAAACGATTGCGTTCCATGACAGCCCGCTGGGCAATGCCAATGCCAAACATAAAGAAGGCTATACCTGGCGGTTGTTCGATGATTCCATCAAGCAGATCCTGATCGAAAAGGGCGTTGATAAAAACGTCGGGATGGAGAATCCGCCGGGAACACGCTTAGTCAACCTGGAAAAGGAAATAGCCGCTGCTGAAGGCAGAGAGCAAACGGAATTTTTTTCAGCCGACTCTGTTGAGGAGCTTGCTGTGAAAATCGGTGTCGATCCGGAGGTGCTGCAGGCGACCGTCGATGAGTACAACCGTTACTGTGCGAAAGGGCACGATGATTTATTTGCCAAGGAGCAGAAATACCTCCGTCCGCTGATTGGACCTCGTTTTTACGCGGGAAGATGCCGTACCGTTTTCTTGGGGACTCAGGGAGGTCTAAAGATCAATTACAACACCGAAGTGCTGGATAAAAAGGAGAAGGTTATTGGGGGTCTGTACGCGGGTGGTTTTGATGCTTCCGGTATGTACGGGGACAGTTACTGCATTGCCTCTTCGTCCGGTCTTGCTTCGTCCTTTGCTTTGAATTCCGGCAGGATCGCCGGTAAAAATGCCCTGAAATACATTGGAAAATAG
- a CDS encoding XylR N-terminal domain-containing protein gives MRAVDLRLEELIQIMPEQGKIFLAGSRVTLFDAYAFGKLRKDLIENLGIDRAKGFLVRYGWSCGYQFAMNLKDKFEWDNELEWTFTGPIMHRLTGFVSTQPNEEDFDPKTGIWFRNAIWRNSVEAEQHILHMGLHHEPVCWMLTGFASGYNSAYLGKRVIFKEIECVGKGDPFCTNIGKTVEDWGDEIQSELAYYEMDKISVELEEAHRRITAQNTILERSVSIHERLTECILKGKGVAEIAENLAELMKCDVIVEDHLLTLLATSVSSKYTSELPSRFYTLQSSPEFNKNITFFKRRTRTFEIVDHYQDVPVHRLICPIIVRSQLLGYVSLLRVNATFAEIDRIGLEHAASVVAVELLKENEIADTENRIRGDFLEDLLAGNYTDSNSIISRARALDYDITAPHRVLYLGVHNFNELVRCYKQDEKKIMQFKDKLADCVRISLKELGKVVVLGKSNDLILLIPLKDPEVPEKDTRELAEQIIHRVSKDFPKINMTIGVGSLCLKLEDYKKSLYSAKKAVDICKNLNKKGKAVSLEQLGTHALLFSSLNPEDMQHFARQQIGSLVEHDEKYQTKLIPTLEELLNQCGNVLSAARALNLSVSGLKYRLNLIEEITGLDLRDSKDSFNMRLALIILRLTEGSSDEH, from the coding sequence ATGCGCGCAGTGGATTTGCGGTTAGAAGAACTCATCCAAATTATGCCGGAACAAGGAAAGATATTTTTGGCAGGCTCCCGTGTGACCCTGTTTGATGCTTATGCCTTTGGTAAATTGCGTAAAGATTTAATTGAGAACTTAGGAATTGATCGGGCTAAAGGCTTTCTTGTCCGATATGGTTGGTCTTGTGGCTATCAATTTGCGATGAATTTAAAAGATAAATTTGAATGGGACAATGAATTAGAATGGACTTTTACGGGGCCAATCATGCACAGACTGACCGGGTTTGTCTCAACTCAGCCGAATGAAGAAGATTTTGATCCTAAAACAGGGATATGGTTCCGCAACGCAATCTGGCGAAATTCGGTCGAAGCCGAACAGCATATCCTGCATATGGGATTACACCATGAACCGGTTTGTTGGATGCTAACGGGCTTTGCGAGCGGGTATAATTCGGCGTATCTTGGCAAAAGAGTCATTTTTAAAGAAATCGAATGTGTTGGCAAAGGAGATCCCTTTTGCACGAACATTGGTAAAACAGTAGAAGATTGGGGCGATGAAATTCAATCTGAACTTGCGTATTATGAGATGGATAAAATCAGTGTGGAATTGGAAGAAGCCCATCGCAGAATAACCGCCCAAAACACAATCCTGGAGCGAAGTGTAAGCATCCATGAGCGCTTGACTGAATGTATTCTGAAAGGCAAGGGAGTTGCCGAAATTGCCGAGAATCTGGCAGAACTTATGAAATGCGATGTTATTGTAGAAGACCATCTTCTGACTCTATTAGCAACGAGTGTCTCATCCAAATATACGTCGGAACTGCCGTCCAGATTCTATACACTGCAATCCAGTCCGGAATTCAACAAGAATATCACATTCTTTAAGAGGCGGACCAGAACATTTGAAATCGTTGATCATTATCAGGATGTTCCTGTCCACCGTCTGATATGCCCGATTATTGTTCGCAGCCAATTGTTGGGTTATGTTTCGCTCCTGCGGGTAAATGCAACATTTGCAGAGATAGACCGGATCGGGCTGGAACATGCGGCCAGTGTTGTCGCAGTAGAACTTTTGAAAGAAAACGAGATTGCAGATACGGAAAACCGCATTCGGGGGGATTTTCTGGAGGACCTGCTTGCGGGTAATTATACTGACAGTAACTCGATTATCAGTAGGGCGCGAGCTCTGGATTATGATATCACAGCGCCGCACCGCGTGTTGTATCTTGGGGTGCATAATTTCAACGAATTGGTCCGCTGTTATAAACAGGATGAAAAAAAGATTATGCAGTTTAAGGACAAATTAGCCGATTGTGTCCGTATATCACTTAAGGAATTAGGAAAAGTAGTTGTTCTCGGCAAAAGCAACGATTTAATTCTGCTTATTCCATTGAAAGATCCGGAGGTCCCGGAAAAAGATACCAGGGAACTGGCTGAACAGATCATCCATCGGGTTAGCAAAGATTTTCCTAAAATCAATATGACGATTGGGGTTGGAAGTCTGTGTTTAAAGCTAGAGGATTATAAGAAATCGCTTTATTCGGCCAAGAAGGCTGTAGATATTTGTAAAAACCTTAATAAAAAAGGAAAAGCGGTTTCACTTGAACAACTGGGCACGCATGCGCTGCTTTTCAGTTCGTTAAATCCAGAAGACATGCAGCATTTTGCCCGCCAACAGATTGGATCTTTAGTCGAACACGATGAAAAATATCAAACAAAATTGATTCCCACTCTGGAAGAACTGTTAAATCAATGCGGCAATGTCCTTTCGGCAGCCAGAGCCTTGAATCTTTCGGTGAGTGGGTTAAAGTACCGTCTAAACCTGATCGAGGAGATCACCGGTCTTGACCTTAGGGATTCCAAGGATAGCTTTAATATGCGGCTGGCGCTAATTATTCTCCGTTTGACTGAGGGTTCGTCAGATGAACACTAG